The window TCGCTTGTGCGTGACCTCGGAGAGCGGGTTGGTCTGGTCCATGAACTGCGAGAGCTGGCTGGAGCCGAAGAACTCTTTCACCACCGCCGAAACCGGCTTGGGGTTGATCAGGTCGTGCGGCATGAGGGTCTCGATCTCCTGGAGGCTCATACGCTCTTTGATCGCCCGCTCCATGCGGACCAGGCCGATGCGGTATTGGTTTTCGAGGAGCTCGCCGACGGCGCGGACGCGGCGGTTGCCGAGGTGGTCGATGTCGTCGACCTGCCCGAAGCCGTCCTTCAGGTTGACCAGGTACTTGATGGTGTCGAGGATGTCCTCTTTGCGCAGGGTCGTGATCTCGAGCGGAACGTCGTAGCCGAACTTGTGGTTGATCTTCAGGCGGCCGACCTTGGAGAGATCGTAGCGCTCGGGGTTGAAGAAAAGATTTTCGAAGAAGGCCGTGGCCGTCTCGATGGTGGCCGGGTCGCCCGGACGGAGCCGTCGGTAGATCTCGGTGATGGCCTCCTCGGTCGTGGGCACCTTGTCGATCAACAGGGTGTTGCGGATGTAGGGACCCACGTTGAAATTGTCGATGAAGAGCAGCGGAATTTCGGCGATCTTGCGCTTCTTGATCTCCTCGAGCTTCTCCTCGGTGAGGATCTGGTTGCACTCGAGGACGACCTCGCCGGTCGCCTTGTCGACGATGTCGTGGGCGGCGGGACGGCCGACCACCTCTTCGAGCTCGACGGGGATCTCGTTGACCTTGGCCTTCTGCAGCTTCTCGATGGCCGATTGGTTGAACTTGCGGCCCTTCTTCACCAGGACCTCGCCGGTCTTGGGATGCTTGATGTCCTTCGCCGCGCGCTGCATGGTGAGGATCTCGGGCTCGACGGTCTTGAAGAGGTTCTTGCCCTCGTAGGTGAAGGTCTCGGTCTTGTAGAAGTAATTCAGCATCTGCTCGGTGTTGAGGCCGAGGGCGCGGATCAGGACGGTGACCGGCAGCTTGCGCCGGCGGTCGATGCGCACGTAGACGATGTCCTTGGGGTCGAACTCGAAGTCCAGCCAGGAGCCGCGGTTGGGGATGATGCGGGCGGAATACAGCAGCTTGCCCGAGCTGTGGGTCTTGCCCTTGTCGTGCTCGAAGAACACGCCGGGCGAGCGGTGCAGCTGGGAGACGACGACGCGCTCGGTGCCGTTGATGATGAAGGTACCGGTGTCGGTCATCAGCGGGATCTCGCCGAAGTAGACCTCCTGCTCCTTGACGTCGCGGATCGAGCGGCCGCCGGCGTCGTCGCTGACGTCCCAGACGACCAGGCGCACGGTCACCTTGAGCGGGGCGGAAAAGGTCATGCCGCGCTCGCGGCACTCGTTGACCTCGTAGGCCGGGCGCTCGAAGCGGTAGGAAACGAACTCGAGGCTGGCGGTCTGGTTGAAATCGCGGATCGGAAAAACGCTCTTGAAGACGCCCTGGAGGCCGGTGTCGGCTCGGGATTCGGGGGCCACGTCGGCCTGGAGGTATTTATCGTAACTGAGCTTCTGGATCTCGATCAGGTTGGGCAGCTCGACGATCTTGTGGATCTTGGAAAAATCCTTGCGCAAAATCCCGGTGGGAACATGAGAAGAACTCATGACGTCTCCTAGCGAATAATTGTCAACGCGGGCTCAAAAAACGGAAAAAAGGAGATTTCCCCCTCGCCCGGAGGGGGAAATCCCTTCTGAATATCGAAGACGGACTACTTGATTTCGACTTTGGCGCCGGCCTTCTCGAGCTGGTCCTTGATCTTGGCCGCGTCTTCCTTGTTCACGCCTTCTTTCACGGTCTTCGGAGCGCCTTCGACCAGATCCTTCGCCTCTTTGAGGCCCAGACCGGTGATGGTGCGGATCTCCTTGATGACGTTGATCTTGTTGTCGCCGGAGCTCGCGAGGACGACCGTGAACTCGGTCTTCTCCTCGGCCGCAGCGGCGCCGCCGCCGGCCGCGCCGCCCGCCACGACCGCCACGGGGGCGGCGGCGGAGACGCCGAACTTCTCTTCGAAGGCCTTCACCAGGTCGGCGACCTGAAGAAGGGTCATGTTTTCGATCGTTTCCAGGATGTCTTCAGCTTTCACGATAGCCATTTTAATTTCTCCTTAAATTTTTTTTTTAAAAAATGGGTGATGTCGAATTAACGGTTTCTTTTATGCGGATTTCTTGTCGCGGATCGCCGCGAGCACGGTCACCAGCTTTCGCGGCATCGCGCTCATGACGTTCACCAGGTTCTGCGCCGGGGCGTTCATCGACCCGAGCAGCTTGGCGAGCAACTCCTCGCGGGAAGGCAGTTTGGACAAGGTCTCGATCTGGGCGGCGTCCATGACCTTTCCGGACAGGAAGCCTCCCTTGATCTTGGCCTTCTCGAACTCCTTCGCGAACTTGACCAGGACCTTCGCCGGAGCGACGGGATCCTTCGCGCTCGTCACGACGGCCGTGGGGCCGACGAAGAGCTTCGTCAGGGGCTCCATGTCGGTGCCCTTGATGGCGAGACCGGCCAAGGTGTTTTTCAATACCTTGAGCTCGGCGTCGTTTTTGCGAAGCTCCTGGCGGAGCTTGGTCATTTCGCTGACCGTGAGGCCTTGATATTCCGCAAGAAGGGTCACCGAGGTCCTTTGGAAGCGCTCCTTGAGCGATTCCACGGCCTGTGCCTTCTGCTCTCGATTCATGGTCTCTCTCTTTCCGCCTTCAACCCCCATCGGTTAAGGAGGTTGAGGGCTGTGGGTTGTTGTTTCAGGCCGCGTAAAGAGGGAAACCGAATCCCGTCTGCGTGGGCGTTATCGCTAACATTATTCGGCTCGGTGAAGAGCCGGACCCACGGTCTTTGACGCACCCATTCAAAAAATAATATCAGCCGACCCCGACGGTGCTCGGGTCGATCCGAATCCCCGGGCTCATCGTCGCCGAGATGGCGACGCCGCGGAGGAAGGTGCCCTTGCTCGAGCTGGGCTTTGCCTTCACCACGCCTTCGATGAGGGAGAGGACGTTGGCTTTAATCTTTTCGGGACCGAAGGACAGCTTGCCGACCGGCGCGTGGACGATGCCCGCCTTCTCGTTGCGGAACTCGACCTTGCCGGCCTTGAGGTCCCGGACCGCCTTGCCGATGTCCATGCTGACCGTGCCGACCTTGGGATTGGGCATTAAACCCCGCGGACCCAACACCTTGCCCAACTTGCTGACCGAAGCCATCATATCAGGCGTGGCAACCACTTTATCAAAGTCCATCCAGCCGCCTTGGACCTTCTCGATCAGCTCGTCGGAACCCGCCGCGTCGGCGCCGGCCTCGAGGGCCTCTTTCTCCTTGCCGCCCTTGGCGAAGGCGATGACCCGCACCGTCTTGCCCAAGCCGTGCGGCAGCGCCACCGCGCCGCGGACCATCTGGTCGGTCTGCTTGGCGTCGATGCCCAGTCGCAGGGCCACTTCGACGGTCTCGTCGAACGTGGCCGACTTCAACTGGGTCAGGAGGCCGACGGCCTCGTCCAGGGTGTACTTCTTGTCCGGGTCCACTTTCGTGGCGGCGTTTTTGTATTTCTTTCCTGCCATAATATCCTCGATTCGATGATCCTTACTTCACTTCGATGCCCATGCTGCGGGCGGTTCCCTCGACCGTGCGGACCGCGGCGGCCAAGTCGCGGACGTCGAGGTCGGGCAATTTCAGCTTGGCGATCTCTTCCACCTGCGCCTTGGTCACGGTGCCCACCTTGGTCTTGTTGGGCGTACCGGAGCCCTTCGGAACCTTCGCCGCCTTCAGCAGCAGGATGCTCGCCGGAGGGGTCTTGGTGATGAAGGTGAAGGAACGGTCCTGATAGACGGTGATCACCACGGGGATGATCAGGCCCGCGTCTTTTTGGGTTCGCGCGTTGAACTGCTTGCAGAACTCCATGATGTTGACGCCGTGCTGACCCAGCGCAGGGCCGACAGGCGGGGCCGGGTTGGCCTGGCCGGCCGGGCATTGCAGCTTGATGTACGCTTGGACTTTCTTTGCCATAAATAACCTCTGCTAAAGCTTCCTTTTAAGCCTTGGCGGATTTTCTTACCGCCTTCGGGGAGGGCAAACACGAGATTCGCCCCTATTTTTAGGTCTTCTCCACCTGCATGAAGTCGAGCTCGATCGGCGTGGAGCGGCCGAAGATGCTGACCAATACCTTTAACTTGCCCTTTTCCGGATTCACCTCTTCGACCATGCCGTTGAAGGTGGCGAAGGGACCGTCGACCACGCGCACGTTCTCGCCCTTCTCGAAGCTCACCTTCGGCTTGGGCCGCAGCGTGCCCTCGTCGATCTGCTGGGTGATGCGCCGAACTTCCTCTTCGGGAACGATCGGCGGGTTTGTGCTGTTGCCGACGAAACCGGTGATCTTGGGCGTGTTCTTGATCAGATGCCAGGTGTCCTCGTTGAGCTCCATCTTCACCATGATGTAGCCGGGGAAGAACTTCCGCGAGGTCGTCTTCTTGACACCCTTCTTCATCTCGACCACGTTTTCGGAGGGGACGAGGATCTCCGAGACGTATTCGCCCTTGCCCAGGGCGCGCACGCGCTCCTCGAGGGCCAGCTTGGCCTTCTGCTCGAATCCCGAATAGGTATGAACGACGTACCAATGATGGGCCATAAACGTCTCAGTCCTTATTACAGGGTCAACAGCCTCGCCGTCAGCGTTCCCCAGAGGGCGTCGAAGCCGAACATGATCAGGGAGGCGATGCCCACCATCACGATGATCACGCCGGTCGAGGCGACCGTCTCCTGCCGCGTGGGCCAGGTGACCTTGGACAGCTCGGTGGCGACCTCTCCCAGGAAGTTGTAGCTCTTCGCATTGCTGCGGAAAAACAGGAAGAGCCCCAAAGCCACGACCAGCGCAACGAGGGCCGGCAGGCTCAAGGGCAGGTTTTCCATCAGCGGCAGGCGAAACAGGTCCCAGATCTGCAGCAGGAATTGATACAGGAGGAAGCCCACGGCCACCGCCGCCAAGCCCAATCCCAAATCGATGTATTTTTTATAGCGATCCATGACGAATGAATTCCTCGGCTCCGACCGTTTACATCTCTCCAGAGAAGGACCGGAGATAAATGGCAGGAGAGACAGGTCTCGAACCTGCGGCTATTCGCCGCCACGGGCAAAGCCCGTATCGGCTAAGGCCCAGGGGGCGGCTTCCGAGCAAAGCTCGGTAGCTTCGCTCTATCACTATCGCGCAGTTTGCCCGGCCACAACGTGGCCGGTTTGCCTGCTTGATCCCCCTTCAACCCCCAGCGGTCTCTTTATCTCTCCTTCGCTCTCCTTAAAATGGCAGGAGAGACAGGTCTCGAACCTGCAACCCCCGGTTTTGGAGACCGGTGCTCTACCAATTGAGCTACTCTCCTATTCGCAAGCCCGAAGCAAGTTCGGGCTTGCTAAAGCCCAGGGGGCGGCTTCCGCCCTCCCCCTTCAACCCCCAGCGGTTGCTGTTGGGGGCATTTATTAAACAAAATTACTTCGTCTCCTTGTGCGGGGTGTGTTTGCGGCAGGTGCGGCAAAACTTGCTCCGCTCAAGGCGATCCGGGGTCTTGGTCTTGTTCTTTTTGGTGGAGTAGTTGCGGTTCTTGCAAACCGTACACTCCATTTGAATGATGCTGCGCATAACCTGTTGAGGGCCGTTCGCGAACGGCCCCTACCTCTTTATTCAATAATCTCAGTGACGACGCCCGCGCCGACGGTGCGTCCGCCCTCGCGGATCGCGAACCGCATCTCTTTCTCCAGCGCCACAGGCGTGATCAGCTCCACCGTGATCGCCGCCACAGGCGTGATCAGCTCCACCGTGATCGCCACGTTGTCGCCGGGCATCACCATCTCGACGCCCGCAGGCAGCTCCACGATCCCGGTCACGTCCGTCGTCCGTACGTAAAACTGCGGCCGGTATCCCTTGAAAAACGGCGTGTGGCGCCCGCCCTCTTCCTTGCTCAAAACGTATACCTCAGCCTTGAACTTCTTGTGCGGCGTGATCGAACCCGGCTTCGCCAATACCTGCCCGCGCTCCACTTCTTCCTTCTTCGTCCCGCGCAGCAAGGCCCCGATGTTGTCGCCCGCCCGACCTTCGTCCAGCAGCTTCCGGAACATCTCGACCCCCGTGATGACCGTCTTCTGCGTCGGCTTGAATCCTACGATCTCGATCTCTTCGCCGACCTTCACGATCCCGCGCTCGATACGACCCGTCACCACCGTCCCGCGGCCCGATATCGAAAACACGTCCTCGATCGGCATCAAAAACGGCTTGTCCACCGGACGCTGCGGCTCGGGTATATACTCGTCGATCGCGTCCATCAGCTTCATGATCGCCTGCTCGCCAAGCTCCCCGGTGTCCCCCTCCAGCGCCTTCAACGCAGACCCCTTGATGATCGGCGTCTTGTCGCCCGGGAACTTGTACTTGCTCAGCAGCTCGCGAACTTCCAATTCGACCAGGTCCAGCAACTCCTTGTCGTCGACCATGTCGCACTTGTTCATGAACACCACGATGTACGGTACACCGACCTGCCGCGCCAACAGGATGTGCTCCCGCGTCTGCGGCATCGGGCCGTCCGCCGCGCTCACCACCAATATCGCCCCGTCCATCTGCGCCGCGCCCGTGATCATGTTCTTCACGTAGTCCGCGTGGCCGGGACAGTCCACGTGCGCGTAGTGCCGCTTGTCCGTCTCGTACTCCACGTGCGCCGTCGCGATCGTGATACCGCGCTCCCGCTCTTCAGGTGCCTTGTCGATCTGGTCGTACGCCAAAAACTGCGCCTTCCCCTTCGACGCCAAAACCTTCGTGATCGCCGCCGTCAACGTCGTCTTCCCGTGGTCCACGTGCCCGATCGTCCCTACGTTCACGTGCGGCTTCGTTCGCTCAAATTTAGCTTTTGACATGCCGTTTCAGAACTTTGTCGAAACTTTATCGCAATGCTGAGCCCACA of the Deltaproteobacteria bacterium PRO3 genome contains:
- a CDS encoding DNA-directed RNA polymerase subunit beta is translated as MSSSHVPTGILRKDFSKIHKIVELPNLIEIQKLSYDKYLQADVAPESRADTGLQGVFKSVFPIRDFNQTASLEFVSYRFERPAYEVNECRERGMTFSAPLKVTVRLVVWDVSDDAGGRSIRDVKEQEVYFGEIPLMTDTGTFIINGTERVVVSQLHRSPGVFFEHDKGKTHSSGKLLYSARIIPNRGSWLDFEFDPKDIVYVRIDRRRKLPVTVLIRALGLNTEQMLNYFYKTETFTYEGKNLFKTVEPEILTMQRAAKDIKHPKTGEVLVKKGRKFNQSAIEKLQKAKVNEIPVELEEVVGRPAAHDIVDKATGEVVLECNQILTEEKLEEIKKRKIAEIPLLFIDNFNVGPYIRNTLLIDKVPTTEEAITEIYRRLRPGDPATIETATAFFENLFFNPERYDLSKVGRLKINHKFGYDVPLEITTLRKEDILDTIKYLVNLKDGFGQVDDIDHLGNRRVRAVGELLENQYRIGLVRMERAIKERMSLQEIETLMPHDLINPKPVSAVVKEFFGSSQLSQFMDQTNPLSEVTHKRRLSALGPGGLTRERAGFEVRDVHATHYGRICPIETPEGPNI
- a CDS encoding 50S ribosomal protein L7/L12 — protein: MAIVKAEDILETIENMTLLQVADLVKAFEEKFGVSAAAPVAVVAGGAAGGGAAAAEEKTEFTVVLASSGDNKINVIKEIRTITGLGLKEAKDLVEGAPKTVKEGVNKEDAAKIKDQLEKAGAKVEIK
- a CDS encoding 50S ribosomal protein L10 yields the protein MNREQKAQAVESLKERFQRTSVTLLAEYQGLTVSEMTKLRQELRKNDAELKVLKNTLAGLAIKGTDMEPLTKLFVGPTAVVTSAKDPVAPAKVLVKFAKEFEKAKIKGGFLSGKVMDAAQIETLSKLPSREELLAKLLGSMNAPAQNLVNVMSAMPRKLVTVLAAIRDKKSA
- a CDS encoding 50S ribosomal protein L1, translating into MAGKKYKNAATKVDPDKKYTLDEAVGLLTQLKSATFDETVEVALRLGIDAKQTDQMVRGAVALPHGLGKTVRVIAFAKGGKEKEALEAGADAAGSDELIEKVQGGWMDFDKVVATPDMMASVSKLGKVLGPRGLMPNPKVGTVSMDIGKAVRDLKAGKVEFRNEKAGIVHAPVGKLSFGPEKIKANVLSLIEGVVKAKPSSSKGTFLRGVAISATMSPGIRIDPSTVGVG
- the rplK gene encoding 50S ribosomal protein L11; amino-acid sequence: MAKKVQAYIKLQCPAGQANPAPPVGPALGQHGVNIMEFCKQFNARTQKDAGLIIPVVITVYQDRSFTFITKTPPASILLLKAAKVPKGSGTPNKTKVGTVTKAQVEEIAKLKLPDLDVRDLAAAVRTVEGTARSMGIEVK
- the nusG gene encoding transcription termination/antitermination factor NusG — encoded protein: MAHHWYVVHTYSGFEQKAKLALEERVRALGKGEYVSEILVPSENVVEMKKGVKKTTSRKFFPGYIMVKMELNEDTWHLIKNTPKITGFVGNSTNPPIVPEEEVRRITQQIDEGTLRPKPKVSFEKGENVRVVDGPFATFNGMVEEVNPEKGKLKVLVSIFGRSTPIELDFMQVEKT
- the secE gene encoding preprotein translocase subunit SecE, with amino-acid sequence MDRYKKYIDLGLGLAAVAVGFLLYQFLLQIWDLFRLPLMENLPLSLPALVALVVALGLFLFFRSNAKSYNFLGEVATELSKVTWPTRQETVASTGVIIVMVGIASLIMFGFDALWGTLTARLLTL
- the rpmG gene encoding 50S ribosomal protein L33; the encoded protein is MRSIIQMECTVCKNRNYSTKKNKTKTPDRLERSKFCRTCRKHTPHKETK
- the tuf gene encoding elongation factor Tu is translated as MSKAKFERTKPHVNVGTIGHVDHGKTTLTAAITKVLASKGKAQFLAYDQIDKAPEERERGITIATAHVEYETDKRHYAHVDCPGHADYVKNMITGAAQMDGAILVVSAADGPMPQTREHILLARQVGVPYIVVFMNKCDMVDDKELLDLVELEVRELLSKYKFPGDKTPIIKGSALKALEGDTGELGEQAIMKLMDAIDEYIPEPQRPVDKPFLMPIEDVFSISGRGTVVTGRIERGIVKVGEEIEIVGFKPTQKTVITGVEMFRKLLDEGRAGDNIGALLRGTKKEEVERGQVLAKPGSITPHKKFKAEVYVLSKEEGGRHTPFFKGYRPQFYVRTTDVTGIVELPAGVEMVMPGDNVAITVELITPVAAITVELITPVALEKEMRFAIREGGRTVGAGVVTEIIE